The Caballeronia sp. SL2Y3 genome includes a window with the following:
- a CDS encoding YhbY family RNA-binding protein, which translates to MPALELSPAQRSDLRSQAHALKPVVLVGAEGLTDAVLNEIGVHLEAHQLIKIRVFGDDREARIAIYDEICDRLNAAPIQHIGKLLVIWRPEGAAPAKSRGTRTRSTMPPSAAEAVERPSKGRAPRIVKAVKISRDAPAFKKPKKQTLKVLGNERVTAGGNVKRAKKRQTSSKRQHQAAK; encoded by the coding sequence ATGCCAGCTCTCGAACTCTCTCCTGCCCAACGCTCCGACCTGCGCTCCCAGGCCCATGCGCTCAAGCCCGTCGTGCTCGTCGGCGCGGAGGGTTTGACGGATGCCGTGCTGAACGAAATCGGCGTGCACCTCGAAGCGCACCAGCTCATCAAGATTCGCGTATTCGGCGACGACCGCGAGGCGCGCATCGCCATTTACGACGAAATCTGCGACCGCCTGAACGCAGCGCCTATCCAGCATATCGGCAAGCTGCTGGTCATCTGGAGGCCCGAAGGCGCCGCGCCGGCCAAGAGCCGCGGAACGCGCACGCGCAGCACCATGCCGCCGAGCGCGGCCGAAGCCGTCGAGCGTCCTTCGAAGGGCCGCGCGCCGCGCATCGTCAAGGCCGTAAAGATTTCGCGCGATGCGCCTGCGTTCAAAAAGCCCAAGAAGCAGACGCTCAAGGTGCTCGGCAATGAGCGCGTGACCGCGGGCGGTAACGTGAAGCGCGCGAAGAAGCGTCAGACGAGCTCGAAGCGCCAGCATCAGGCCGCGAAGTAA
- a CDS encoding nitrate/nitrite transporter → MPSSVRLRVFFLFAAGYFVSYVFRGVNLGFAPLITHDLGLSAADLGLLTSLYFIGFAIAQIPVGVLLDHYGPRRVTAGMLVFAAAGIWTFGASHGLGGLMVGRLLIGIGVSVCLSAAFKASAQHFPVARLPLVNGFTMAVGGLGGVVVGSPLASLLQTTTWRQVSIGLGVFTLVVAAAIALFAPRNADSHHQADVISQFKGTWHILKSGAFWKIASFSVVTQGVFYAMQSLWIRPYLLDVMNLTPAHAAALVSVLGFAMMLGCVGFGAAARGMERRGVSVYAFCGVGMALYVLVQVLMVLRVPLPPATLLAAYGVFGGTGILSYAVMAEYFPSHMIGRATTTLTLVIFLLIFGFQVGVGAVLSHWTPEGGHYPAVAHVTVWSILIALQLASAVWYVLPSRVLHKTRRTAS, encoded by the coding sequence ATGCCGTCCTCCGTTCGTCTGCGGGTATTCTTCCTCTTCGCCGCCGGGTATTTCGTCTCGTACGTGTTTCGCGGCGTCAACCTCGGCTTTGCGCCGCTCATCACGCATGATCTCGGTCTGTCCGCCGCCGATCTCGGCTTGCTGACGTCGCTCTATTTCATCGGCTTCGCGATCGCGCAGATTCCGGTCGGCGTGCTGCTGGACCACTACGGCCCGCGCCGCGTCACCGCCGGCATGCTGGTGTTCGCGGCGGCCGGCATATGGACGTTCGGTGCGTCGCACGGGCTGGGCGGATTGATGGTGGGGCGTTTGCTGATCGGCATCGGCGTCTCCGTCTGTCTGAGCGCGGCGTTCAAGGCGTCCGCGCAGCATTTTCCGGTCGCGCGCCTGCCGCTCGTCAACGGCTTCACCATGGCGGTCGGCGGGCTCGGCGGGGTGGTGGTCGGCTCACCGCTCGCGTCGCTATTGCAAACGACTACGTGGCGACAGGTATCGATCGGCCTCGGCGTGTTCACGCTGGTCGTCGCGGCAGCCATCGCGCTGTTCGCGCCTCGCAACGCGGACTCGCATCATCAGGCCGACGTCATCAGCCAGTTCAAGGGCACCTGGCATATCCTCAAAAGCGGCGCGTTCTGGAAGATCGCGTCGTTCTCCGTCGTCACGCAGGGCGTCTTCTACGCGATGCAATCGCTCTGGATCCGCCCCTATCTGCTCGACGTGATGAACCTGACGCCCGCGCACGCCGCCGCGCTCGTCTCGGTGCTCGGCTTCGCGATGATGCTCGGGTGCGTCGGCTTCGGCGCGGCGGCGCGCGGCATGGAGCGGCGCGGCGTGTCGGTGTACGCGTTCTGCGGCGTGGGGATGGCGCTCTACGTTCTCGTGCAGGTGCTGATGGTGCTGCGCGTGCCGCTGCCGCCCGCGACGCTGCTCGCCGCCTACGGCGTGTTCGGCGGCACCGGCATTTTGAGCTACGCGGTGATGGCGGAGTACTTCCCCTCGCACATGATCGGCCGGGCGACGACGACGCTCACGCTCGTCATTTTCCTGCTGATCTTCGGGTTCCAGGTCGGCGTGGGCGCGGTGCTTTCGCATTGGACGCCGGAAGGCGGTCACTATCCGGCTGTCGCGCATGTGACGGTATGGAGCATTCTGATCGCGTTGCAATTGGCGAGCGCGGTCTGGTACGTGTTGCCCAGCCGCGTGCTGCACAAGACCAGACGGACTGCATCGTAG
- the greA gene encoding transcription elongation factor GreA has translation MSTIPLTKRGAELLRDELQRLKAVERPAVINAIAEARAQGDLSENAEYDAAKEKQGFIEGRIAELESKLAAAQVIDPTTVDADGRVVFGATVELEDLESGDTVTYQIVGDDEADIDHGLISVSSPIARALISKSEGDVASVQAPGGAREYEIIAVRYV, from the coding sequence ATGAGCACGATTCCCTTGACCAAGCGCGGCGCGGAGTTGCTGCGCGACGAATTGCAACGCCTGAAGGCTGTCGAGCGTCCGGCGGTCATCAACGCGATCGCGGAAGCGCGCGCGCAGGGCGATCTGTCTGAGAACGCAGAATACGATGCCGCGAAGGAGAAGCAGGGTTTCATCGAGGGCCGGATCGCCGAACTCGAATCGAAGCTGGCCGCGGCGCAAGTGATCGACCCGACGACCGTGGATGCCGACGGCCGCGTGGTGTTCGGCGCGACCGTCGAATTGGAAGACCTGGAATCCGGCGACACCGTGACCTACCAGATCGTCGGCGACGACGAAGCGGATATCGATCACGGCCTGATCTCGGTGAGCTCGCCGATTGCGCGCGCGCTGATTTCGAAGTCTGAAGGCGACGTCGCGTCGGTGCAGGCGCCGGGCGGCGCGCGCGAGTACGAAATCATCGCTGTCCGTTACGTCTGA
- the carB gene encoding carbamoyl-phosphate synthase large subunit yields the protein MPKRTDIKSILIIGAGPIIIGQACEFDYSGAQACKALREEGYKVILVNSNPATIMTDPNTADVTYIEPISWEVVERIIAKERPDAILPTMGGQTALNCALDLFHHGVLEKYNVELIGASPEAIDKAEDRQKFKDAMTKIGLGSAKSGIAHSMEEALAVQAQIAEATGSGGYPTVIRPSFTLGGSGGGIAYNKEEFEEICRRGLDLSPTRELLIEESLLGWKEYEMEVVRDKKDNCIIVCSIENLDPMGVHTGDSITVAPAQTLTDKEYQVLRNASLAVLREIGVDTGGSNVQFAINPKDGRMVVIEMNPRVSRSSALASKATGFPIAKVAAKLACGYTLDELKNEITGGQTPASFEPTIDYVVTKVPRFAFEKFREADSRLTTQMKSVGEVMAIGRTFQESFQKALRGLEVGVDGLDEKTTSRDEVIREIGEPGPDRIWYLGDAFRLGLTPEEIFEETSIDPWFLAQIEQIVLKEKALQGRTLESLTRDELLYLKKSGFSDRRLAKLTGSTQADVRKKRHALKVRPVYKRVDTCAAEFATKTAYMYSTYEEECEANPTDKKKIMVLGGGPNRIGQGIEFDYCCVHAALAMREDGYETIMVNCNPETVSTDYDTSDRLYFESLTLEDVLEVVDLEKPVGVIVQYGGQTPLKLALDLEANGVPIIGTSPDMIDAAEDRERFQKLLKDLDLRQPPNRTARAEDEALKLAEEIGYPLVVRPSYVLGGRAMEIVHEPRDLERYMREAVKVSNDSPVLLDRFLNDAIECDVDCISDGEAVFIGGVMEHIEQAGVHSGDSACSLPPYSLSDATVDELKRQTAAMAKALNVVGLMNVQFAIQQVPQEDGTKKDVIYVLEVNPRASRTVPYVSKATSLPLAKIAARAMVGQTLAQQGVTKEIVPPYFSVKEAVFPFVKFPTVDPVLGPEMRSTGEVMGVGRTFGEALFKSQLAAGSRLPESGTVLLTVMDADKPKAVEVASMLHELGYPIVATKGTAAAIAAAGVPVKVVNKVKDGRPHIVDMIKNGEIALVFTTVDETRAAIADSRSIRMSAQANKVTYYTTMSGARAAVEGLRYLRDLEVYDLQGLHARLN from the coding sequence ATGCCGAAGCGCACAGACATCAAGAGCATTCTCATCATCGGCGCGGGCCCGATCATCATCGGTCAGGCGTGCGAGTTCGACTATTCCGGCGCGCAGGCGTGCAAGGCGCTGCGCGAGGAAGGCTACAAGGTCATTCTCGTCAACAGCAATCCCGCGACGATCATGACCGACCCGAACACGGCGGACGTCACCTACATCGAGCCGATCTCGTGGGAAGTGGTCGAGCGCATCATCGCGAAAGAGCGCCCGGACGCGATCCTGCCGACCATGGGCGGGCAGACCGCGCTCAATTGCGCGCTCGACCTGTTCCATCACGGCGTGCTGGAGAAGTACAACGTCGAGCTGATCGGCGCGTCGCCGGAAGCCATCGACAAGGCGGAAGACCGCCAGAAGTTCAAGGACGCGATGACCAAGATCGGCCTCGGTTCGGCCAAGTCGGGCATCGCGCATTCGATGGAAGAGGCGCTCGCCGTGCAGGCCCAGATCGCCGAAGCGACCGGCAGCGGCGGTTATCCGACCGTGATCCGGCCGTCGTTCACGCTCGGCGGATCGGGCGGCGGCATCGCGTACAACAAGGAAGAGTTCGAGGAAATCTGCCGTCGCGGTCTCGATCTTTCGCCGACGCGCGAGCTCTTGATCGAAGAATCGCTGCTCGGCTGGAAAGAGTACGAGATGGAAGTGGTCCGCGATAAAAAGGACAACTGCATCATCGTGTGCTCCATCGAAAACCTCGATCCGATGGGCGTGCACACCGGCGACTCCATCACCGTCGCGCCCGCGCAGACGCTCACCGACAAGGAGTATCAGGTGCTGCGTAACGCGTCGCTCGCGGTGCTGCGCGAGATCGGCGTGGACACGGGCGGCTCGAACGTGCAGTTCGCGATCAATCCGAAGGACGGCCGCATGGTCGTCATCGAAATGAATCCGCGTGTGTCGCGCTCATCCGCTTTGGCATCGAAGGCGACGGGCTTCCCGATCGCCAAGGTCGCCGCGAAGCTCGCATGCGGCTACACGCTCGACGAGCTCAAGAACGAAATCACCGGCGGGCAGACGCCGGCATCGTTCGAGCCGACCATCGACTATGTCGTGACGAAGGTGCCGCGTTTCGCGTTCGAGAAATTCCGCGAAGCCGATTCGCGTCTCACGACGCAGATGAAGTCGGTCGGCGAAGTCATGGCCATCGGCCGCACGTTCCAGGAGTCGTTCCAGAAGGCGCTGCGCGGTCTGGAAGTCGGCGTGGACGGTCTCGACGAAAAGACCACGAGCCGCGACGAAGTGATCCGCGAGATCGGCGAGCCGGGCCCGGACCGCATCTGGTATCTCGGCGACGCGTTCCGCCTCGGCCTCACGCCCGAGGAAATCTTCGAGGAAACGTCGATCGATCCGTGGTTCCTCGCGCAGATCGAACAAATCGTGCTGAAGGAAAAGGCGCTGCAAGGCCGCACGCTCGAAAGCCTCACGCGTGACGAACTGCTGTATCTGAAAAAGAGCGGCTTCTCGGATCGGCGTCTCGCCAAACTCACGGGCTCGACGCAAGCCGACGTGCGCAAGAAGCGCCATGCGCTGAAGGTGCGTCCGGTGTACAAGCGCGTCGACACGTGCGCGGCCGAATTCGCGACGAAGACCGCCTACATGTACTCGACCTACGAGGAAGAGTGCGAAGCGAATCCGACGGACAAGAAGAAGATCATGGTGCTCGGCGGCGGGCCGAACCGGATCGGGCAGGGCATCGAGTTCGACTACTGCTGCGTTCACGCCGCGCTCGCCATGCGCGAAGACGGCTATGAAACCATCATGGTCAACTGCAATCCGGAGACCGTGTCCACGGACTACGACACCTCCGACCGCCTCTACTTCGAATCGCTCACGCTCGAAGACGTGCTCGAAGTCGTCGATCTGGAAAAGCCGGTCGGCGTGATCGTGCAGTACGGCGGCCAGACGCCGCTCAAGCTCGCGCTGGATCTCGAGGCGAACGGTGTACCGATCATCGGCACGTCGCCGGACATGATCGACGCCGCCGAAGACCGCGAACGCTTCCAGAAGCTGCTGAAGGATCTGGATCTGCGTCAGCCGCCGAATCGCACCGCGCGCGCGGAAGACGAAGCGCTGAAGCTCGCGGAAGAGATCGGTTATCCGCTCGTCGTGCGTCCTTCGTATGTGCTGGGCGGCCGCGCGATGGAAATCGTGCACGAGCCGCGCGACCTCGAACGCTACATGCGCGAGGCCGTGAAGGTGTCGAACGATTCGCCGGTGCTGCTCGACCGCTTCCTCAACGACGCGATCGAATGCGACGTCGACTGCATCTCGGACGGCGAAGCCGTGTTCATCGGCGGCGTGATGGAGCACATCGAGCAGGCGGGCGTGCATTCGGGCGATTCGGCCTGTTCGCTGCCGCCGTATTCGCTGTCGGATGCGACCGTCGACGAGCTGAAGCGTCAAACCGCAGCGATGGCCAAGGCGCTGAACGTCGTCGGCCTGATGAACGTGCAGTTCGCCATCCAGCAGGTTCCGCAGGAAGACGGCACGAAGAAGGACGTCATCTACGTGCTGGAAGTGAACCCGCGCGCATCGCGCACGGTGCCGTATGTGTCGAAGGCGACGAGCCTGCCGCTCGCGAAAATCGCCGCGCGCGCCATGGTCGGTCAGACGCTCGCGCAGCAAGGCGTGACGAAGGAAATCGTGCCGCCGTACTTCAGCGTGAAGGAAGCGGTGTTCCCGTTCGTCAAGTTCCCGACCGTCGATCCGGTTCTCGGACCGGAAATGCGTTCGACCGGCGAAGTGATGGGCGTGGGCCGCACGTTCGGCGAGGCGCTCTTCAAGTCGCAGCTCGCGGCCGGTTCGCGCTTGCCGGAATCGGGCACGGTGCTTCTCACGGTGATGGACGCGGACAAGCCGAAGGCGGTCGAAGTGGCGAGCATGCTGCACGAGCTCGGCTATCCGATCGTCGCGACCAAGGGCACGGCTGCGGCCATCGCGGCGGCGGGCGTGCCGGTCAAGGTCGTCAACAAGGTGAAGGACGGCCGGCCGCATATCGTCGACATGATCAAGAACGGCGAGATCGCGCTCGTCTTCACGACGGTCGATGAAACCCGCGCGGCGATCGCCGATTCGCGCTCGATTCGCATGAGCGCGCAGGCCAATAAGGTCACGTACTACACGACGATGTCCGGCGCGCGTGCCGCCGTGGAAGGCCTGCGTTATCTGCGCGATTTGGAAGTCTATGATTTACAAGGCTTGCATGCTCGCCTAAACTAA
- the gloB gene encoding hydroxyacylglutathione hydrolase, with protein sequence MIAMDSFAEDSSKRAPRRELEYVPVPAFEDNYIWLVSDSRDAVVIDPGDAAPVEAYLAERGWRLTAILLTHHHRDHVGGVKALLDSRSDEGIPVYGPAGERIEHLTERLAGGDTVRIAQPELSFIVMDVPGHTAGHIAYFQEDDSSGTPHVFCGDTLFASGCGRLFEGTPQQMLTSLDALAALPDATLVHCAHEYTLSNIRFARACEPDSAALSRWSDEAQALRAAGKPTLPTTIGHEKAVNPFLRVDQPAIQAALVAQFKEPVAGRTEAFRMLRGWKDNFR encoded by the coding sequence ATGATCGCCATGGATTCGTTTGCTGAAGATTCGTCCAAACGCGCGCCCAGGCGCGAACTCGAGTACGTGCCGGTCCCGGCCTTCGAAGACAACTACATCTGGCTCGTGTCGGATTCGCGCGATGCCGTCGTGATCGACCCGGGCGACGCCGCGCCCGTCGAGGCCTATCTCGCGGAACGCGGCTGGCGGCTGACCGCTATTTTACTCACGCACCATCATCGCGACCATGTCGGCGGCGTGAAAGCATTGCTCGATAGCCGATCGGACGAGGGCATTCCCGTGTACGGACCGGCGGGCGAGCGCATCGAGCATCTGACCGAGCGGCTGGCAGGCGGCGACACGGTGCGCATCGCGCAGCCGGAACTCAGCTTCATCGTCATGGATGTGCCTGGCCATACGGCCGGCCATATCGCGTATTTTCAGGAAGACGACAGCAGCGGCACGCCGCATGTCTTCTGCGGCGACACGCTGTTCGCGAGCGGCTGCGGGCGTCTTTTCGAAGGCACGCCGCAGCAGATGCTCACCTCGCTCGACGCGCTTGCGGCGCTTCCCGATGCGACGCTCGTGCACTGCGCGCACGAATACACGCTGTCGAACATTCGCTTCGCGCGGGCCTGCGAGCCGGACAGCGCGGCGCTCTCGCGCTGGAGCGACGAAGCGCAGGCGCTGCGCGCCGCCGGCAAGCCGACGCTGCCCACGACCATCGGTCATGAAAAAGCGGTAAATCCGTTCTTGCGCGTCGATCAGCCGGCAATTCAGGCGGCGCTTGTCGCGCAGTTCAAGGAGCCGGTCGCCGGCCGCACCGAGGCGTTTCGCATGCTGCGCGGATGGAAGGATAACTTCCGCTAA
- the carA gene encoding glutamine-hydrolyzing carbamoyl-phosphate synthase small subunit, which yields MLPSFSPALLALADGTVFRGQSIGAAGSTIGEVVFNTAITGYQEILTDPSYARQIVTLTYPHIGNVGVNAEDVEASRVHAAGLIIRDLPVLASNFRSEQTLSDYLKAQGIPAIAGIDTRKLTRILRDKGAQNGCILAGSDDEAKALELARSFPGLAGMDLAKVVSTKERYEWTQREWRLGSGYGTQDAPKFRVVAFDYGVKYNILRMLAERGCHVTVLPAEATAADALALNPDGIFLSNGPGDPEPCDYAIAATREFIERGIPTFGICLGHQIMGLAVGAKTTKMKTGHHGANHPVKDMEDGRVVITSQNHGFAVDAATLPANAKVTHVSLFDGTLQGFALTDKPAFCFQGHPEASPGPHDIAYLFDRFIKLMETAKVAA from the coding sequence GTGTTGCCGTCATTCTCCCCAGCACTTCTCGCACTTGCCGACGGCACGGTCTTTCGTGGTCAATCGATCGGCGCCGCAGGTTCGACGATCGGCGAAGTGGTGTTCAACACCGCGATCACCGGCTATCAGGAAATCCTGACCGATCCGAGCTACGCCCGCCAGATCGTCACCCTGACTTATCCGCACATCGGCAACGTCGGCGTCAACGCCGAGGACGTCGAAGCCAGCCGAGTCCATGCCGCCGGCCTCATCATCCGTGATCTGCCGGTGCTCGCTTCGAATTTCCGTTCCGAGCAAACCCTCTCCGACTATCTGAAGGCGCAGGGCATCCCCGCCATTGCGGGCATCGACACGCGCAAGCTCACGCGCATTCTGCGCGACAAGGGCGCGCAGAACGGCTGCATCCTCGCCGGCAGCGACGACGAGGCGAAGGCTCTCGAACTCGCGCGCTCGTTCCCCGGACTCGCCGGCATGGACCTCGCGAAGGTCGTGTCGACGAAAGAGCGTTACGAATGGACGCAGCGCGAATGGCGCCTCGGCAGCGGCTACGGCACGCAGGACGCGCCGAAATTCCGCGTCGTCGCGTTCGATTACGGCGTGAAGTACAACATCCTCCGCATGCTGGCCGAGCGCGGCTGTCACGTGACCGTGCTTCCCGCCGAAGCGACCGCCGCCGACGCGCTGGCGCTCAACCCGGACGGCATCTTCCTGTCCAACGGCCCCGGCGACCCCGAACCGTGCGACTACGCGATCGCCGCCACGCGTGAATTCATCGAGCGCGGCATTCCCACGTTCGGCATCTGCCTCGGGCATCAGATCATGGGGCTCGCCGTCGGTGCCAAGACCACGAAGATGAAGACCGGCCACCACGGCGCGAACCATCCGGTGAAGGACATGGAAGACGGCCGCGTCGTGATCACGTCGCAGAACCACGGCTTCGCGGTCGATGCCGCGACGCTCCCCGCGAACGCGAAGGTCACGCACGTCTCGCTCTTCGACGGCACGTTGCAAGGCTTCGCGCTGACCGACAAGCCCGCGTTCTGCTTCCAGGGCCATCCGGAAGCGTCGCCCGGCCCGCACGACATCGCGTATCTGTTCGACCGCTTCATCAAGCTGATGGAGACGGCGAAGGTCGCCGCATAA
- a CDS encoding transglycosylase SLT domain-containing protein has translation MRLTLSALSVLTLAACASQGPTAPASDPTSATPTAASQQQVADTIRRTAAAKETINVDKTPVTSLAGSADLWSRIRNGFQIPDLQSDLVDMQVNWYAQRPDYVERMTTRSQKYLYHIVEELEQRHMPTELALLPFIESAYNPQALSVAKAAGMWQFVPGTGRDYNLKQNMWQDERRDVLASTSAALDYLSRLHDMFGDWHLALAAYNWGEGNVQRAIARNEAAGLPTDYESLRMPNETRNYVPKLQAVKNIVMSPQQYGLALPDIPNHPYFVTVTTARDIDVTMAAKLAGMSVEEFRSLNPSFSKPVILGATNPQILLPFDNAATFQRNLGSYTGALSSWTTYTVTERARPAAIAEKIGVDADTLMSVNRIPAGMRLKPGSTIVVPRTDDDDEDISADVAANAMLAVERDVPDTRKMAIRVRRKQSIATLADRYNVSVAQVRAWNHTHRDMFMPGQVVVLHVPYGRAVPAEPGPVRVETVAASSRSSGGVSRIGTHVTAKTPHGKAPGHTLTRVSTTISPKTGASAKPAASARTEKHAAAHSGGSKAKKK, from the coding sequence ATGCGACTAACATTGAGCGCGCTATCCGTCCTGACGCTGGCCGCGTGTGCCAGCCAGGGGCCGACAGCGCCCGCCTCCGATCCTACTTCCGCTACTCCTACCGCCGCCTCGCAGCAACAAGTCGCCGACACGATTCGCCGCACCGCAGCCGCCAAGGAAACCATCAACGTCGACAAGACGCCTGTCACTTCGCTCGCCGGTTCGGCGGACTTGTGGAGCCGCATTCGCAATGGCTTCCAGATTCCGGACCTGCAAAGCGATCTCGTCGACATGCAGGTGAACTGGTACGCGCAGCGCCCGGACTACGTCGAGCGCATGACCACGCGCTCGCAGAAGTACCTGTATCACATCGTCGAGGAATTGGAGCAGCGCCATATGCCGACGGAACTGGCGCTTCTGCCGTTCATCGAGTCGGCGTACAACCCGCAGGCGCTATCGGTTGCGAAGGCGGCCGGCATGTGGCAGTTCGTGCCGGGCACCGGCCGCGACTACAACCTCAAGCAGAACATGTGGCAGGACGAGCGCCGCGACGTGCTCGCGTCGACGAGCGCCGCGCTGGATTACCTCTCGCGTCTGCATGACATGTTCGGCGACTGGCACCTGGCGCTCGCCGCGTACAACTGGGGCGAGGGCAACGTGCAGCGGGCCATTGCGCGCAACGAAGCGGCCGGTTTGCCGACCGACTACGAAAGCCTGCGCATGCCCAACGAAACGCGCAATTACGTGCCGAAGCTGCAGGCCGTCAAGAACATCGTGATGAGCCCGCAGCAGTACGGCCTCGCGCTGCCGGACATTCCGAATCACCCGTACTTCGTCACGGTCACGACCGCGCGCGATATCGACGTGACCATGGCCGCGAAGCTCGCCGGCATGAGCGTCGAGGAATTCCGCTCGCTGAATCCGTCGTTCTCGAAGCCGGTCATTCTCGGCGCGACGAATCCGCAAATCCTGCTGCCGTTCGACAACGCCGCCACGTTCCAGCGCAACCTCGGTTCGTACACGGGCGCGTTGTCGTCGTGGACCACGTACACGGTGACGGAGCGGGCGCGGCCCGCGGCCATCGCAGAAAAAATCGGCGTCGACGCGGACACGCTCATGTCGGTCAACCGCATTCCGGCGGGCATGCGTCTGAAGCCGGGTTCGACCATCGTCGTGCCGCGCACGGACGATGACGACGAAGACATCAGCGCGGACGTCGCCGCGAACGCAATGCTTGCGGTCGAGCGCGATGTGCCCGATACGCGCAAGATGGCCATTCGCGTGCGCCGCAAGCAGTCCATCGCGACGCTGGCGGACCGTTACAACGTATCGGTGGCGCAGGTGCGGGCCTGGAACCATACGCATCGCGACATGTTCATGCCGGGGCAAGTCGTCGTGCTGCACGTGCCGTACGGTCGTGCCGTGCCGGCCGAGCCCGGTCCGGTGCGCGTCGAGACGGTGGCGGCGTCGAGCCGTTCGTCGGGCGGCGTCAGCCGAATCGGCACGCATGTCACCGCGAAAACGCCGCACGGCAAGGCGCCGGGACATACGCTCACGCGCGTGTCGACTACGATCTCGCCGAAGACGGGCGCTTCGGCCAAGCCCGCTGCCTCGGCCAGAACGGAAAAGCACGCCGCCGCGCATTCGGGCGGTTCCAAGGCCAAGAAGAAATAA
- a CDS encoding DUF4149 domain-containing protein — translation MAIAHRVFRIVSMLWVGSLLTLGLVATPVLFSMLDSAVAGSVAAQYFRIEAFVGVVSALVLILIGNRFVKSGIADYKRVRWIVAVMLVCVLAGYFALQPFMNSLRMAAQAAGTDLASSPYARQFGILHGISSAIYLIECLFGIALVWRLPGSAPSAIVPKNKSAKMAAKRARS, via the coding sequence ATGGCCATCGCGCACCGCGTTTTTCGCATCGTCAGCATGCTCTGGGTCGGCAGCCTGCTGACGCTCGGCCTCGTCGCCACGCCCGTTCTCTTTTCGATGCTGGACTCTGCCGTGGCCGGATCGGTGGCCGCGCAGTACTTCAGAATCGAGGCGTTCGTCGGCGTCGTCAGCGCGTTGGTTCTGATTCTGATCGGCAATCGCTTCGTGAAAAGCGGTATCGCCGACTATAAGCGCGTGCGGTGGATTGTCGCGGTCATGCTGGTGTGCGTGCTCGCCGGTTACTTCGCGTTGCAGCCGTTCATGAACTCGCTGCGCATGGCGGCGCAGGCAGCCGGCACCGATCTCGCCAGTTCGCCCTATGCGCGGCAGTTCGGCATTCTGCACGGCATATCGAGCGCCATCTATCTGATCGAATGTCTTTTCGGCATTGCGCTCGTGTGGCGCTTGCCGGGCAGTGCGCCTAGCGCCATCGTGCCGAAGAACAAGTCGGCGAAGATGGCGGCCAAGCGGGCGCGGAGCTGA